The following nucleotide sequence is from Phycisphaera sp..
ATACCCCGGAATGCGTCGATGCTCAACGGGCTTGGTGCCCAGCGACATCGGCAGACCCCCGGGGAATCCAAGGGCCCCGGGGACCAGGATCGGCCGGCATTTGTTCGGTATGATCCACTTGGAGGTGCGGCATGTTCGAACGGTTCACAGACCGGGCCCGCAAGGTGATGGGCCTCGCCAATCAGGAAGCCCAGCGCCTCAACCACGAGTACATCGGGACCGAGCACATCCTGCTCGGCCTGGTGAAAGAAGGCTCGGGTGTTGGTGCCAACGTGCTCAAGAATCTCGACGTTGACCTGCGCAAGGTCCGCCTCGAGGTCGAGAAGCTCGTGAAGGCCGGGCCAGAGATGGTCACGATGGGCAAGCTGCCCCAGACGCCGCGCGCGAAGAAGGTCATCGAGTACGCTATTGAAGAGGCGCGGAGCCTCAACCACAACTACGTCGGCACCGAGCACCTGTTGCTGGGCCTCTTGCGAGAGCAGGACGGTGTGGCCGCCCAGGTGCTGCGCAACCTCGGACTCAAGCTCGACGAGGTCCGCGAGGAGGTCCTCAACCTGCTGGGTGCTTCGGGCGAGGGCTCGGGCGGCGGCGAGGAGGGCTTCGCCAGCGCGGGCGTCTCGGGCAGCGGCCCGAGCGAGGGCCGCAAGGGCAAGAGCCGCACGCCCGCGCTCGACAGCTTCGGCCGCGACCTGACCGAGCTTGCCAAGGAGAGCACGCTCGACCCGGTCATCGGCCGGTCGAAGGAGATCGAGCGCGTCGTGCAGATCCTCTGCCGCCGCACGAAGAACAACCCCGTGCTGCTGGGCGAGGCCGGGGTTGGCAAGACCGCCATCGTCGAGGGCATGGCCCAGCGCATCATCACCGGCGACGTGCCCGAGATCCTGCACGAGAAGCGGATCGTGGTGCTCGACCTGGCGATGATGGTCGCCGGCACGAAGTACCGCGGCCAGTTCGAGGAACGCATCAAGGCCGTCATGAACGAGGTGCGTCGCGCCAAGAACGTGATCCTGTTCATCGACGAGCTGCACACGCTCGTTGGTGCGGGTGGCGCCGAGGGCGCCATCGACGCCAGCAACGTGCTCAAGCCCGCGCTGGCGCGTGGTGAGATCCAGTGCATTGGCGCGACGACCTTCGACGAGTACCGCAAGTACATCGAGAAGGACGCCGCGCTCGCACGCCGCTTCCAGGCCATCCCCGTCGACCCGCCCAACGACGAGCAGACGGTGGAGATCATCAAGGGCCTGCGCGACCGCTACGAGCAGCACCACCGCGTGCGCATCACCGATGATGCCGTCCGCGCCGCCGTCGAGCTGAGCGGCCGGTACATCTCGGGTCGCGTGCAGCCCGACAAGTCGATCGACGTGATCGACGAGGCGGGTGCTCGCGTCCGCATCAAGAGCATGAGCAAGCCGCCAGACCTCGCAGAGATCGAGAGCGAGGTCGAGAAGCTGGGCGTCGAGAAGGACGAGGCGGTCAAGGGTGCCGATTACGAGCGTGCGGCCGAGCTGCGCGATCAGGCCGAGCAGCTCCGCAAGAAGAAGGAAGAGATCCAGAAGACCTGGCGCGAGAAGTCCAAGGAGATCGACGGCACCGTCGACGAGGACATCATCGCCGAGGTGGTGTCGAGCATGACCGGCGTGCCGCTGCAACGCCTCGAGAGCGAGGAGGCCGACCGCCTGCTCAAGCTCGAGACCGAGCTGCACAAGAAGGTCATCAGCCAGGAAGAGGCCATCAAGGCCGTCGCCCGCGCCATCCGGCGTGCGCGTGCGGGCCTGAAGGATCCCAAGCGCCCGATGGGCAGCTTCATCTTCGTCGGTCCGTCCGGCGTGGGCAAGACGCTGCTGAGCAAGGCCCTGGCCGAGTTCATGTTCGGCGACGAGGACGCTCTGATCCACCTGGACATGAGCGAGTACATGGAGAAGCACAACGTCAGCCGCCTCATCGGCGCGCCTCCGGGCTACGTCGGCTACGAGGAGGGCGGCCAGCTCACCGAGCGCATCCGCCGGCGCCCCTACAGCGTCGTGCTGCTCGACGAGGTCGAGAAGGCCCACCCCGACGTCTTCAACATGCTGCTCCAGATCATGGAGGAAGGACGCCTGACCGACTCGTTCGGCCGCAACGTCGACTTCCGCAACACCATCATGATCATGACCAGCAACATCGGTGCGGACCTGATCAAGGGTGGCGGCGGCTTCGGCTTCCAGAAGCGGACGGCCGACGTCGATTACGACAACATCAAGGGCATCCTGATGAAGGAGATCGAGCGGTTCTTCCGCCCCGAATTCATCAACCGCCTGGATGACACCATCGTGTTCCGCCCGCTCACCCGCGACGACCTCGTGCAGATCATCGAGTACGAGGTCAAGAAGGTCGGCGACCGCCTGCGAGTCCAGGACATCACCATGGAGCTCGACCAGCCGGCCAAGGACTTCCTCATCGACAAGGGCTACAGCCCGGACTTTGGCGCCCGCCCCCTGCGTCGCGCCATCGGCCAGTACATCGAGGACCCGCTCAGCGAGATGCTGCTGTCGGGCGAGATCTCGGGCCGGACGCTGCTGAAGGTGACCCGCAAGGGCGAGGACGACAACCTCTTCTTCAACACCGAGAAGCTGCCCGAGCCGCCCAAGGATGAGGACGAGGGCGACAAGGAAGGCGAC
It contains:
- a CDS encoding ATP-dependent Clp protease ATP-binding subunit — protein: MFERFTDRARKVMGLANQEAQRLNHEYIGTEHILLGLVKEGSGVGANVLKNLDVDLRKVRLEVEKLVKAGPEMVTMGKLPQTPRAKKVIEYAIEEARSLNHNYVGTEHLLLGLLREQDGVAAQVLRNLGLKLDEVREEVLNLLGASGEGSGGGEEGFASAGVSGSGPSEGRKGKSRTPALDSFGRDLTELAKESTLDPVIGRSKEIERVVQILCRRTKNNPVLLGEAGVGKTAIVEGMAQRIITGDVPEILHEKRIVVLDLAMMVAGTKYRGQFEERIKAVMNEVRRAKNVILFIDELHTLVGAGGAEGAIDASNVLKPALARGEIQCIGATTFDEYRKYIEKDAALARRFQAIPVDPPNDEQTVEIIKGLRDRYEQHHRVRITDDAVRAAVELSGRYISGRVQPDKSIDVIDEAGARVRIKSMSKPPDLAEIESEVEKLGVEKDEAVKGADYERAAELRDQAEQLRKKKEEIQKTWREKSKEIDGTVDEDIIAEVVSSMTGVPLQRLESEEADRLLKLETELHKKVISQEEAIKAVARAIRRARAGLKDPKRPMGSFIFVGPSGVGKTLLSKALAEFMFGDEDALIHLDMSEYMEKHNVSRLIGAPPGYVGYEEGGQLTERIRRRPYSVVLLDEVEKAHPDVFNMLLQIMEEGRLTDSFGRNVDFRNTIMIMTSNIGADLIKGGGGFGFQKRTADVDYDNIKGILMKEIERFFRPEFINRLDDTIVFRPLTRDDLVQIIEYEVKKVGDRLRVQDITMELDQPAKDFLIDKGYSPDFGARPLRRAIGQYIEDPLSEMLLSGEISGRTLLKVTRKGEDDNLFFNTEKLPEPPKDEDEGDKEGDHPVSAGAEST